One genomic segment of Paenibacillus durus includes these proteins:
- the tnpA gene encoding IS200/IS605 family transposase — protein sequence MSEIKHGRGYVYAIQYHIVWCVKYRHKILVEEIDVRLKEILVQIASDNNFTISEIESDSDHIHLLVDCTPQHSIPGMIKALKGVSARLLFKEFPKIRQKLWGGNLWNPSYFVATVSEHTEAQIRTYIQNQKVK from the coding sequence ATGTCCGAAATAAAGCATGGTCGTGGTTATGTCTATGCCATTCAGTACCACATCGTATGGTGCGTAAAGTACCGACACAAGATTCTTGTCGAAGAAATAGACGTAAGACTAAAAGAAATTCTTGTTCAGATTGCATCCGATAACAACTTCACAATATCTGAAATTGAAAGTGACTCCGATCACATTCATCTTTTAGTGGATTGTACACCACAGCATTCGATACCTGGTATGATAAAAGCATTAAAAGGTGTTTCCGCAAGACTTTTGTTTAAAGAGTTTCCAAAGATTAGACAGAAATTGTGGGGAGGCAATCTTTGGAATCCTTCTTATTTTGTTGCAACAGTAAGTGAACATACAGAAGCACAGATAAGAACGTATATTCAA
- a CDS encoding iron-containing alcohol dehydrogenase, translating into MNPFIFNNPTKILFGRGQVEEIKNEIPSYGRRVLLLYGGGSIKKNGLYDQVIKALSEITDVYISELGGVEPNPRLTTVKKGIDLIKENNLDFILAIGGGSVIDCAKAISVGVYYEGDVWDIVTNKATAAKAVPFGTILTISATGSEVNSGSVITNWEEKDKRFFVSDLTFPKFSVLDPENTFSVPKNQTVYGMVDIMSHVFEQYFHASSNAPLQERFGESILQTTMEVAPKLINDLGNYDYREVIMLNASMALNGILSMGVHTDWATHMIEHAVSAVHDIPHGGGLAILFPNWMEFVASKRPEKVAQLGIRVFGIDAKDKNDSDVAAETIQKLREFWTSLGAPEKLSDYGIDDTEIGTMLERAMVAETLGSYVPLNKNDVETILRKSL; encoded by the coding sequence ATGAACCCCTTTATATTTAATAATCCTACCAAAATCCTTTTTGGACGCGGGCAAGTCGAAGAAATTAAAAACGAAATTCCATCCTATGGACGGCGTGTTTTGCTTCTATATGGGGGCGGAAGTATTAAAAAGAATGGGCTGTACGATCAAGTGATTAAAGCCCTGTCTGAAATTACAGATGTCTATATTTCGGAACTGGGTGGGGTAGAGCCCAATCCGCGATTAACAACGGTGAAAAAGGGTATTGACCTTATCAAAGAAAATAATTTGGATTTTATTCTTGCTATTGGCGGCGGAAGTGTAATTGATTGTGCAAAAGCTATCTCTGTAGGCGTATACTACGAAGGCGACGTATGGGATATTGTAACGAATAAGGCAACAGCGGCAAAAGCCGTTCCTTTCGGCACTATTTTGACGATCTCTGCGACAGGTTCGGAAGTGAACAGCGGTTCGGTCATTACGAATTGGGAAGAAAAGGATAAACGTTTTTTTGTCTCCGATCTAACTTTCCCCAAATTCAGTGTTCTGGATCCGGAAAACACTTTTTCCGTACCTAAAAACCAAACGGTTTACGGCATGGTAGACATTATGTCCCATGTTTTCGAGCAATACTTTCATGCTTCATCCAATGCCCCGCTGCAAGAACGGTTCGGTGAATCCATCCTGCAGACAACAATGGAAGTTGCACCCAAGTTAATTAATGATCTCGGTAATTACGATTACCGCGAAGTCATCATGCTCAATGCATCAATGGCTTTAAATGGCATTCTATCCATGGGTGTTCATACCGATTGGGCGACCCATATGATCGAGCATGCGGTCTCAGCCGTTCATGACATTCCTCATGGCGGCGGATTAGCCATTTTGTTCCCTAATTGGATGGAATTTGTCGCTTCCAAGAGACCGGAAAAAGTGGCTCAACTAGGAATTCGCGTTTTTGGAATTGATGCCAAAGACAAAAATGACTCTGACGTGGCGGCTGAGACGATTCAAAAATTACGTGAGTTTTGGACTTCGCTGGGGGCCCCTGAGAAGCTTTCCGATTATGGAATCGATGATACGGAAATCGGCACAATGCTTGAAAGAGCAATGGTGGCCGAAACCCTTGGAAGTTATGTCCCTTTAAATAAAAACGATGTGGAGACGATTTTAAGAAAATCATTATAA
- a CDS encoding putative quinol monooxygenase produces MSAISITAILQAKPGKEQLLYQELVKAVTPSRSEEGCIKYVLHQSIENKAVFVFYEIWKDEESINFHIETDHYKQFRRNIEGLIESRQVYRLQEVDS; encoded by the coding sequence TTGAGCGCTATTTCTATTACAGCCATCCTTCAAGCAAAACCGGGAAAAGAACAGCTTCTGTATCAAGAGTTAGTGAAAGCAGTAACACCTTCCAGATCGGAAGAGGGATGCATAAAGTATGTCCTGCATCAATCTATCGAAAATAAAGCCGTTTTTGTGTTTTATGAAATCTGGAAAGATGAAGAGTCTATCAACTTCCATATTGAGACTGACCATTATAAGCAATTCCGGCGTAATATAGAGGGTCTTATTGAGTCAAGGCAAGTATACCGACTGCAGGAAGTTGATTCATAA
- a CDS encoding multidrug effflux MFS transporter: MSLKNDNRFRLVLLLGAFSALGPLTIDMYLPSFPEIAADFGTRASLVQLSLTACLIGLGLGQIIMGPLSDVHGRRRPIIISLILYLIASFVCAVSPNIVYFIAARFVQGFAASAGIVISRAIIRDVYSGPELTKFFSLLMLVNNIFPLIAPVAGGSVIAFTTWVGVFVVLGTVGLVLVILATLNLKETLPAQNRISGNFSELITGIRTLLKDREFTGYALAQGIMIGGVFAYVSGTPFIYQNIYGASPQLFAILFGSNGISLIIGSQIVGRFTHVISERRFLRYGLLLSGASSLAALIVILLNGPLLALVIPLFFFVASIGTTSTASFSLAMESQSHRAGSASALLGLLPFLLGAFTSPLVGIAGEYTAVPMGVIILSTSLLAILAYFGLAHKSQTSYSPCS; encoded by the coding sequence ATGTCTTTAAAAAATGATAATCGGTTTAGACTTGTTTTACTTTTAGGCGCGTTTTCAGCACTGGGTCCACTTACCATCGACATGTATTTGCCGTCATTTCCTGAAATCGCTGCAGACTTTGGCACCCGTGCTTCTCTGGTGCAGCTTAGTCTAACTGCTTGCCTAATAGGATTAGGTCTGGGTCAAATTATTATGGGCCCTTTGAGTGACGTTCATGGAAGACGGAGGCCCATAATAATCTCACTTATTCTCTATTTGATCGCTTCATTTGTCTGCGCGGTCTCACCTAATATCGTCTATTTCATAGCCGCACGCTTTGTTCAAGGCTTTGCCGCTTCCGCAGGAATTGTTATTTCTCGGGCGATCATCCGTGATGTTTATAGCGGACCGGAACTCACCAAGTTTTTTTCACTGCTCATGTTGGTAAATAATATATTTCCTTTAATTGCACCAGTGGCAGGAGGCAGCGTCATAGCCTTTACTACATGGGTGGGTGTTTTTGTGGTTTTGGGTACTGTAGGATTGGTGTTAGTTATCCTTGCAACCTTGAATCTGAAAGAGACCTTGCCTGCTCAGAATCGAATTTCAGGTAACTTTAGCGAACTGATAACAGGTATTCGAACCTTGCTTAAAGATCGCGAGTTTACCGGATACGCGCTGGCACAAGGCATTATGATCGGAGGGGTATTTGCTTATGTATCAGGGACTCCTTTTATCTACCAGAATATTTACGGTGCCTCTCCCCAACTGTTTGCCATTTTATTCGGGTCAAATGGGATCAGCTTAATTATCGGCTCTCAAATCGTTGGACGCTTTACCCATGTGATCTCGGAGCGGCGATTCCTGCGTTATGGATTGCTGTTATCCGGCGCGTCCAGCCTTGCGGCCTTAATTGTAATTCTTTTGAACGGCCCATTACTAGCATTGGTTATTCCGCTTTTCTTCTTTGTCGCATCGATCGGAACAACTTCAACAGCTTCCTTCTCTCTAGCCATGGAATCACAAAGTCATAGGGCAGGGAGCGCATCTGCGCTTCTTGGATTACTGCCTTTCCTGCTGGGAGCATTCACCTCTCCATTGGTTGGCATTGCCGGAGAATACACAGCAGTCCCAATGGGAGTCATTATCTTATCGACCAGCTTATTGGCTATCCTCGCTTACTTTGGACTTGCACATAAATCCCAAACCAGCTATTCTCCGTGCTCTTAA
- a CDS encoding DUF5050 domain-containing protein — protein MNSYFGFARKTLFTLLVFVLALTGVSVGSAKAEGAVAAPSDDAYVYYVSNGDLYRVRTDGSPAQKIRDNFDGVELKPAGNYLYYLYDATSTTLLRLSLTDATAKISNFGGDKRILHYITEGDLIYYMDDKGGIYRASANAERSTDGTLIADMADTNFPRFTVVNGRVYYNALKNGRTTWVASKAADGSGSVQWIASGAFPGDYFAHTYNNMLYLMVDTKPEETMYSLNSMVLFTLPAGGGNAKAVNAKAPLDANSVLSGSWAGDYYLFNKGIRLDSNDDYDYSKGKGILMDRTGKFITLNQTSVYEIVNLGANKFAYVDGKGKAFVSTIANGKVTSTKKLPLTNVEYVRNLMNGGKVRSTVLFAESGAYVLNSNFTLTKMVGVEWDLCVYEDDIAGIFYVNAGDNGRLYRMSEDGKTTVKLSDEKVSRIVLISKN, from the coding sequence ATGAACAGCTATTTTGGATTTGCCAGAAAGACCCTCTTTACCCTGCTTGTCTTCGTACTGGCACTTACCGGAGTTTCAGTGGGAAGTGCAAAAGCTGAAGGAGCGGTGGCGGCCCCGTCTGATGATGCTTATGTGTATTATGTATCTAACGGGGATCTATACCGGGTGCGGACCGATGGAAGCCCTGCGCAGAAAATTCGCGATAATTTCGACGGAGTGGAACTGAAGCCCGCGGGCAATTATTTGTACTATTTGTACGATGCCACATCCACGACATTGCTTCGCTTGTCGCTAACGGATGCCACAGCCAAAATTTCTAATTTTGGTGGAGACAAAAGAATACTTCATTACATAACAGAGGGTGACCTTATTTATTACATGGATGACAAGGGTGGCATTTACCGCGCATCGGCCAACGCCGAGAGATCTACAGACGGTACCTTGATTGCCGATATGGCGGATACGAACTTCCCTCGATTTACGGTAGTGAACGGCAGAGTTTATTATAATGCGCTGAAGAATGGCCGCACGACCTGGGTGGCTTCCAAAGCGGCCGACGGCAGCGGATCTGTTCAATGGATTGCCAGCGGAGCCTTTCCAGGTGATTATTTTGCGCATACGTACAATAACATGCTTTACCTGATGGTGGATACTAAGCCTGAAGAAACCATGTATTCTTTGAACAGTATGGTGCTATTTACGCTGCCGGCAGGCGGCGGTAATGCCAAAGCCGTTAACGCAAAAGCTCCACTAGACGCGAATTCGGTATTGTCCGGCTCATGGGCAGGCGATTATTATTTATTCAATAAAGGGATTCGTCTTGACTCTAACGATGATTATGACTATTCCAAAGGCAAAGGCATTCTCATGGATAGAACCGGGAAATTCATAACCTTGAATCAAACCAGCGTGTATGAAATAGTCAATCTGGGAGCGAACAAATTCGCTTATGTGGATGGCAAAGGCAAAGCTTTTGTAAGTACAATTGCCAATGGGAAAGTAACGAGCACCAAGAAGCTTCCTTTAACGAATGTAGAATATGTCCGTAACTTAATGAACGGTGGAAAAGTAAGATCGACCGTGCTGTTTGCCGAAAGCGGAGCGTATGTGCTCAATTCAAACTTCACATTGACCAAGATGGTTGGCGTGGAATGGGATTTATGCGTATATGAAGACGATATTGCTGGGATTTTCTATGTAAATGCGGGAGATAACGGCCGTTTGTACCGGATGAGCGAGGACGGTAAGACGACTGTGAAGCTGTCCGATGAGAAGGTATCCCGAATTGTGTTGATCTCCAAGAACTAA
- a CDS encoding YiiG family protein, whose protein sequence is MQILNKSGLLAGILVFLLMVTACSALQTEKAAETKSEAADTGTKTNGATASAGAKEAGSDESEKLADTDKLNLEMEKYNAYVDLNNFMTSRMQDVLNDYFEEFGDGNKPKIEKYFSGSLLSISEYDKDTMNRAFDYKDKEPAFDAVDTAIVQLEPAIKKLAAVLGEAYDYYDVKGYVDDQFAKGKQLHTQIITAYKAYEKAADVYFDAINDLGNKRTQAELKELRKNDEQIRYSILTFMLDAEALSDVMEQQEIYADNILKLDLKPFKEKYNVLITDLQNINKYAADKARIKTEGFREYALENYVDAAKEVKVAATNIIERVNNKEAVDEFTLNSSFFRKNKEGTPENYNDKLSILIDKYNQLNQ, encoded by the coding sequence GTGCAAATTTTGAATAAATCCGGTTTGCTGGCTGGGATTTTGGTTTTTCTTTTAATGGTTACGGCATGTTCTGCTCTCCAAACGGAAAAAGCTGCTGAGACGAAATCGGAAGCAGCGGATACGGGAACCAAGACGAATGGAGCAACAGCTTCAGCAGGAGCTAAGGAAGCGGGATCTGATGAATCCGAGAAGCTTGCTGACACCGACAAGCTCAATTTAGAAATGGAAAAGTATAACGCTTATGTCGATCTTAATAATTTTATGACCAGCCGCATGCAAGATGTGCTTAATGATTACTTTGAAGAGTTCGGAGACGGGAATAAGCCCAAGATCGAAAAATATTTTAGCGGTTCCCTGCTCTCTATTTCGGAATACGATAAAGATACGATGAACCGGGCTTTTGATTATAAGGATAAGGAACCTGCATTCGATGCGGTTGATACGGCCATAGTTCAACTGGAGCCTGCGATTAAGAAATTGGCTGCTGTTCTGGGCGAAGCTTATGATTATTACGATGTAAAAGGGTATGTAGATGATCAATTTGCCAAAGGAAAGCAGTTGCATACACAAATCATAACTGCTTATAAGGCTTATGAAAAAGCGGCGGATGTGTATTTTGACGCTATCAATGATTTAGGGAATAAACGCACTCAAGCCGAGCTGAAGGAATTACGTAAGAACGATGAACAAATCAGGTATTCGATCTTGACTTTTATGCTTGATGCGGAAGCTCTGTCTGATGTAATGGAGCAGCAGGAGATATATGCCGACAATATTCTGAAACTTGATCTGAAACCCTTTAAAGAAAAATACAATGTGCTGATCACCGATCTCCAAAATATCAATAAATATGCGGCAGACAAAGCGCGAATAAAGACAGAAGGTTTCAGGGAGTACGCGCTGGAGAATTATGTGGATGCGGCCAAAGAAGTAAAGGTAGCGGCAACTAACATTATAGAACGCGTGAATAATAAAGAAGCAGTGGATGAGTTTACTTTGAACAGCAGCTTTTTCCGGAAAAATAAGGAAGGAACCCCCGAAAATTACAATGATAAGCTGAGTATATTGATCGACAAATACAATCAGCTGAATCAATAG
- a CDS encoding sulfurtransferase: protein MDSVVSTRWLLARLYEPELVIADCRFLLSDPEAGRSAYLKDHIPGAVYLHLEEQLSAPVGPHGGRHPLPEPALIASVLGQAGISRGSIVVAYDDQGGAFASRLWWMLRYLGHDKVYVMDEGYSAWKAADFPVSDSQPVRIPTTYEPDVHPEMLASAQEVARYSKAGGSAVPLLIDSREPRRYAGLEEPIDAKAGHIPGAVNRFWKDVLDEQGRWKDAAALKEQFAGIDPSRETIVYCGSGVTACPNVLALQRAGYDKVRLYAGSWSDWISYEENPVATGEE, encoded by the coding sequence ATGGATTCCGTCGTTTCCACCCGCTGGCTGCTGGCCCGGCTGTATGAACCCGAGCTGGTCATTGCGGATTGCCGCTTTCTGCTGTCCGATCCCGAAGCGGGACGCAGCGCCTACCTGAAAGATCATATTCCTGGAGCCGTTTATTTGCATTTGGAAGAGCAATTATCTGCCCCTGTCGGTCCACATGGCGGCCGCCATCCCCTGCCGGAACCCGCTCTGATAGCATCTGTGCTGGGCCAAGCTGGGATTAGCCGGGGCAGCATCGTCGTCGCTTACGATGATCAGGGCGGCGCATTCGCTTCCAGACTGTGGTGGATGCTGCGCTATTTGGGTCATGATAAAGTATATGTTATGGATGAAGGCTATTCGGCGTGGAAGGCGGCGGACTTTCCGGTAAGCGACAGCCAGCCCGTCCGCATTCCAACTACGTACGAGCCGGATGTACATCCGGAGATGCTGGCAAGCGCCCAGGAAGTCGCGCGATATTCGAAAGCTGGCGGTTCTGCTGTTCCGCTGCTGATTGACTCGCGTGAGCCGCGCCGCTATGCCGGCCTTGAAGAACCGATCGACGCTAAGGCCGGGCATATCCCGGGTGCGGTCAACCGGTTCTGGAAAGATGTCCTGGACGAGCAGGGCCGATGGAAAGACGCCGCCGCGCTGAAAGAGCAGTTTGCCGGCATCGATCCCAGCCGCGAGACAATCGTCTACTGCGGCTCCGGCGTCACCGCCTGCCCGAATGTGCTCGCTCTTCAGAGAGCCGGGTATGATAAGGTACGGCTGTACGCGGGGAGCTGGAGCGACTGGATTTCGTATGAGGAGAATCCGGTTGCGACTGGGGAGGAATAA
- a CDS encoding PilZ domain-containing protein, with translation MGAASRKEPFRYVMNQPIDCWLELPAGSTGPGAGKQTEGVLIDLSRSGCKVRSSLNLRFTSKDIRLIIHFKLNENMLRFTGSVRWGWMYGLGEYQYGVRLNLTEEEEELLISEIDLWTMSSIEEDS, from the coding sequence ATGGGCGCTGCCAGTAGAAAAGAACCATTCCGATATGTCATGAATCAACCGATTGATTGCTGGCTGGAACTACCGGCCGGCAGCACGGGTCCGGGTGCTGGAAAGCAGACCGAGGGTGTACTGATCGACCTCAGCCGTTCGGGCTGCAAGGTTCGCAGTTCATTAAACCTCCGGTTCACGTCTAAGGACATCAGGCTAATCATTCACTTTAAGTTGAACGAGAACATGCTTCGGTTCACAGGAAGCGTCCGTTGGGGCTGGATGTACGGCCTTGGCGAATATCAATACGGAGTCAGACTCAACTTGACCGAGGAAGAGGAAGAACTTCTGATTAGCGAGATTGATCTCTGGACAATGTCTTCTATCGAGGAAGACAGCTAG
- a CDS encoding sensor domain-containing diguanylate cyclase: MSINLRTIFAGAFAAVIILLTVLLSYLIGNESSKTAEVTNGKSLAEASYQMSYNLNHFMLARTGEVEVLSKLGAFQEPVSEDEIAGLLNQLKESLPAFTWIGYADTKGNVLSATGDILEGGSIEEQPVFQNGIKSPYIGDVQDDSLLAEILPNPSGERLQFVDIGVPVKDKSGRTLGVLAARLSWEWAHQVESSILAPLEERVEGADVYIVSNNNNRILLGPSSQVGKQMSDLALQLASQGKNSWLIEEHKGSQTYITGYAYAEGEMNYPGTGWSVIIRQSADIALAPVHKLQNSIVLSGMAIAVLCGIAGWLLAGWIIRPLQRITESADELSSSGKVEIPEFKRIKELSILSRSLRNLVNKLTRPEPEPFYMSDLTRHDPLTGLPNRTALDDYLAHAVNKAKRNRSTLSFLYLGLDGFKKVNETLGHKTGDKLLQEVSFRLLESTRENEMITRIGGDEFVVILHTSAAKPMQEAEAVAKRIIDKINQPFLIDGEFVHVGCSIGAAVWSPENQDTSEIMRLADDAYYISKRSGKNRITFETAV, translated from the coding sequence GTGTCTATAAATTTGCGGACCATATTCGCAGGCGCATTTGCAGCCGTTATTATTTTATTGACCGTGCTGCTCAGTTATTTGATTGGCAACGAATCCTCCAAGACAGCAGAAGTGACCAATGGAAAATCGCTGGCGGAAGCGTCATATCAGATGTCGTATAATCTGAACCACTTCATGTTGGCGCGGACCGGGGAAGTAGAAGTGCTCAGCAAGCTTGGCGCTTTTCAGGAGCCGGTGAGTGAGGATGAGATTGCGGGACTTCTGAATCAGCTGAAAGAAAGTCTGCCTGCATTTACCTGGATTGGTTATGCGGATACAAAAGGCAACGTTCTGTCGGCAACCGGCGATATCTTGGAGGGCGGAAGCATAGAGGAGCAGCCTGTTTTTCAAAATGGGATCAAGTCTCCCTACATCGGTGATGTACAAGATGACTCGTTATTAGCAGAAATCCTGCCCAATCCAAGCGGAGAGCGCCTTCAATTCGTGGATATCGGCGTCCCCGTAAAGGACAAAAGCGGCCGGACCTTAGGCGTATTGGCGGCGCGTCTGAGCTGGGAATGGGCCCATCAGGTTGAATCCTCCATTTTGGCGCCTCTAGAAGAACGGGTGGAGGGTGCCGATGTCTATATCGTCAGCAATAATAACAACAGGATTCTGCTTGGACCAAGCAGTCAGGTTGGCAAGCAAATGTCGGACTTGGCGCTGCAGCTGGCGAGTCAAGGCAAAAACTCCTGGCTCATAGAAGAACACAAGGGAAGCCAAACTTATATAACAGGCTACGCTTATGCAGAAGGCGAAATGAACTATCCTGGTACCGGTTGGTCCGTGATTATCCGCCAGTCGGCGGATATCGCTTTAGCCCCCGTACACAAGCTGCAAAATAGTATCGTTTTGTCGGGGATGGCTATTGCCGTGCTATGCGGTATTGCTGGATGGTTGCTCGCCGGATGGATTATTCGCCCGCTTCAGCGGATCACCGAGAGCGCCGATGAGCTCAGTTCGAGTGGCAAGGTGGAGATTCCCGAGTTTAAGCGGATTAAAGAACTGTCCATCCTCTCAAGATCGCTGCGCAATCTTGTCAATAAACTCACCCGGCCGGAGCCGGAGCCATTCTATATGTCTGACTTGACGAGGCATGATCCGCTCACGGGACTGCCTAACCGAACGGCGCTTGACGATTATTTGGCTCATGCCGTAAACAAAGCCAAGCGGAATCGCTCGACATTAAGCTTCTTGTATCTCGGTTTGGACGGATTCAAGAAGGTGAACGAGACGCTGGGACATAAGACAGGCGACAAGCTGCTGCAAGAGGTATCCTTCCGTCTGCTGGAATCGACCCGGGAAAATGAGATGATTACGCGCATAGGCGGGGATGAGTTCGTGGTCATCCTGCATACGTCGGCCGCAAAACCGATGCAGGAAGCCGAGGCCGTAGCCAAACGCATCATTGACAAGATCAATCAACCCTTCCTGATCGACGGGGAATTCGTGCATGTCGGCTGCAGCATCGGCGCCGCTGTGTGGAGTCCTGAGAACCAGGATACAAGCGAAATCATGCGTTTAGCGGACGACGCGTACTATATATCCAAGCGGAGCGGCAAGAACCGGATTACTTTTGAAACGGCGGTATAA
- a CDS encoding anthranilate phosphoribosyltransferase, which yields MINILKEVARGKRGARDLNYEEAAASAKAILSQTATPAQIGAFLIAERIKLESLEELEAFVSVCRSFALREPLHEGIDCAGPYDGRLRSFAATFPSAFLLAAAGLPVTLHGSASLPPKWGITLQDIIMEADIPAPSLSRTSSIHAASRSGVLYVSSEEWCPPLGRIRDIREEIGMRTILNTVEKLVDYSCSPFIVFGIYHNTVFDRLSRLLIKLGYRKALIVQGPEGSEDLYIDRPTRVYTIENGDAGLDIIDPEALGLDTPVPDLDWDARLQLETAEAVLRGGGHLAFYNQVLLNGAVRLHLAGRVGSIEEGVYTCKELLDGGKAWEAYSVWKNALLSEPPVTHSV from the coding sequence ATGATTAACATACTTAAAGAAGTCGCTAGAGGCAAAAGAGGCGCCCGCGATCTGAATTATGAAGAAGCTGCCGCTTCCGCAAAAGCGATTCTTAGTCAAACTGCCACACCGGCCCAGATTGGCGCGTTCCTGATCGCCGAACGGATCAAGCTTGAAAGTCTGGAGGAATTGGAGGCATTTGTGTCCGTCTGCCGCAGCTTTGCCCTGCGTGAACCCCTGCACGAGGGTATTGACTGCGCCGGACCTTATGACGGCCGTCTCCGCTCTTTTGCCGCGACCTTTCCGTCCGCCTTTTTGCTTGCCGCCGCAGGACTGCCGGTAACACTGCACGGCTCCGCTTCGCTTCCTCCGAAATGGGGAATCACGCTGCAGGACATAATCATGGAAGCGGATATTCCTGCTCCCTCGCTTTCCCGTACAAGCTCGATTCATGCCGCCAGCCGCAGCGGAGTGTTATATGTAAGCTCCGAGGAATGGTGTCCGCCGCTCGGGCGCATCCGGGATATCCGCGAAGAAATCGGTATGCGGACTATATTGAATACGGTAGAGAAGCTGGTTGACTACTCCTGTTCCCCCTTCATCGTGTTTGGAATTTATCATAACACGGTATTTGACCGCCTCTCGAGACTTCTGATCAAGCTTGGGTACCGCAAAGCCCTGATCGTTCAAGGGCCCGAGGGATCGGAAGATCTGTATATCGACCGCCCTACCCGGGTGTACACCATAGAGAACGGCGATGCGGGTCTGGATATTATAGATCCCGAGGCACTGGGGCTGGATACTCCCGTTCCGGATCTGGACTGGGATGCCCGTCTTCAACTGGAGACGGCGGAAGCCGTGCTCCGGGGAGGCGGCCATCTCGCCTTCTACAATCAAGTTCTGCTCAACGGCGCCGTCCGATTGCACTTGGCCGGCCGCGTCGGTTCCATCGAAGAGGGTGTCTATACCTGCAAGGAGCTTCTGGACGGCGGCAAGGCTTGGGAGGCATACAGCGTCTGGAAGAACGCGCTGCTCAGTGAACCTCCTGTAACGCATTCGGTATAA
- a CDS encoding ANTAR domain-containing response regulator has product MHSLLVVYSRLNGNSPDKTAAGSRPELLLRSCGYIVEVAASREEAVSLIADVDASILCLPITEFKYWADLLMSCKTAPIIWWCTEETATLSVAACEDNFIADGVLSPSMQPHEIHWGLHFGAKQCFERKQWMKEKEQLLSRLEERKWIEMAKGILSKSKNISESEAYDLLRKQAMNERKRMVDVATSIVKVYRMLQDQR; this is encoded by the coding sequence ATGCATTCCCTGTTGGTTGTATATAGCAGGCTGAACGGAAACTCTCCGGACAAGACCGCTGCCGGGTCGAGGCCGGAACTCCTTCTCAGATCCTGCGGCTATATCGTAGAAGTGGCCGCTTCCCGGGAAGAAGCCGTCTCGCTGATTGCCGATGTTGACGCCTCCATACTATGTCTGCCGATTACGGAGTTCAAATATTGGGCGGATCTTCTGATGTCGTGCAAGACCGCTCCTATTATATGGTGGTGCACAGAAGAGACCGCTACCCTCTCCGTAGCCGCTTGCGAGGACAACTTTATTGCGGATGGCGTCCTGTCTCCGTCCATGCAGCCTCACGAAATCCACTGGGGCCTTCATTTCGGAGCCAAACAATGCTTTGAACGGAAGCAGTGGATGAAAGAGAAGGAACAGCTCCTCTCCCGTCTCGAAGAAAGAAAATGGATAGAGATGGCTAAAGGCATCCTGTCCAAGTCCAAAAATATTTCCGAATCCGAAGCATACGATCTTCTGCGTAAGCAGGCGATGAACGAACGCAAACGTATGGTCGATGTCGCAACCTCGATCGTTAAGGTATACCGAATGCTTCAGGATCAAAGATAA